A single region of the Strigops habroptila isolate Jane chromosome 3, bStrHab1.2.pri, whole genome shotgun sequence genome encodes:
- the ARSJ gene encoding arylsulfatase J isoform X2, which translates to MEKPLDSSIISHMTSCRNNWNCSCEWYQIHTGLQHSIIRPTQPNCLPLDNVTLPQKLKEVGYSTHMVGKWHLGFYRRECMPTQRGFDTFFGSLLGSGDYYTHFKCDSPGICGYDLYENDNAAWDHDNGIYSTQMYTQKVQQILASHNPRRPIFLYIAYQAVHSPLQAPGKYFEHYRSINNINRRRYAAMLACLDEAINNVTLALKQYGYYENSIIIYSSDNGGQPMAGGSNWPLRGSKGTYWEGGIRAVGFVHSPLLKNKGSVCKELVHITDWFPTLITLAEGQIDEDIQLDGYDIWETISEGRRSPRVDILHNIDPIYTKAKNGSWAAGYGIWNTAIQSAIRVNHWKLLTGNPGYSDWVPPQAFSNAGPNRWHNERVSWSAGKTVWLFNITADPYERVDLSARYPDVVKQLLRRLSQFNKTAVPVRYPPKDPRSNPKLNGGVWGPWFKEDEKKKKADKSKGVNKQKKNKNKKKTNQKKGQSLHCRSHLAGG; encoded by the coding sequence GTACCAGATACACACCGGCCTTCAGCACTCCATTATACGGCCAACCCAGCCCAACTGCTTACCTCTGGATAACGTCACGCTACCTCAGAAGCTGAAGGAGGTTGGTTATTCAACGCACATGGTTGGCAAATGGCACTTGGGGTTTTATCGCAGAGAATGCATGCCCACGCAGAGAGGATTTGACACTTTCTTCGGCTCCCTCTTAGGCAGCGGCGACTATTACACCCACTTCAAATGTGACAGCCCTGGGATATGTGGCTATGACCTGTACGAGAATGACAACGCAGCTTGGGATCACGACAACGGCATCTACTCCACACAGATGTACACACAGAAAGTACAACAAATCTTAGCTTCTCATAACCCCAGGAGACCTATATTCCTTTATATTGCTTACCAAGCTGTTCATTCGCCTTTGCAGGCACCAGGCAAGTATTTTGAACATTATCGATCGATAAATAACATCAATAGGCGAAGATATGCTGCGATGCTGGCTTGTTTGGATGAAGCCATAAACAATGTAACCCTTGCTTTAAAGCAGTATGGCTACTATGAGAATAGCATTATCATATATTCTTCAGATAATGGTGGGCAGCCAATGGCTGGAGGAAGCAACTGGCCTCTCCGAGGGAGCAAAGGGACCTATTGGGAAGGAGGCATCCGTGCTGTTGGGTTTGTCCATAGTCcccttctgaaaaacaaaggatCTGTTTGTAAGGAGCTTGTGCACATCACAGACTGGTTCCCAACTTTGATCACCCTGGCAGAAGGGCAGATCGATGAAGATATCCAGCTGGATGGTTATGATATATGGGAAACCATTAGTGAAGGCAGACGTTCTCCACGGGTAGACATCCTGCACAACATTGACCCAATTTACACCAAAGCCAAAAATGGGTCGTGGGCAGCTGGCTATGGGATCTGGAACACTGCAATTCAGTCTGCCATCAGAGTGAATCATTGGAAACTACTGACAGGAAATCCAGGATACAGCGACTGGGTACCTCCGCAGGCCTTCAGTAACGCGGGCCCCAACCGCTGGCACAATGAACGTGTTTCTTGGTCAGCTGGCAAAACTGTGTGGCTCTTCAACATCACCGCTGATCCGTACGAACGAGTGGACCTCTCTGCAAGGTATCCAGATGTAGTGAAGCAGTTGCTGCGGAGGCTTTCACAGTTCAATAAGACGGCAGTTCCTGTTCGATACCCACCGAAGGACCCTCGGAGTAACCCAAAGCTGAATGGAGGAGTCTGGGGTCCGTGGTTTAAGgaggatgagaagaaaaagaaagctgataAAAGTAAAGGTGTGAATAAgcaaaagaagaacaagaacaagaaaaaaacaaatcagaaaaaaggaCAGTCATTACATTGCCGTTCACATCTGGCTGGTGGATAG